Proteins encoded together in one Coffea arabica cultivar ET-39 chromosome 2c, Coffea Arabica ET-39 HiFi, whole genome shotgun sequence window:
- the LOC113725589 gene encoding phosphoenolpyruvate carboxylase kinase 2 yields MSESLKTEYQLCEELGRGRFGIVYRCFSPLTGESYACKTIDKTLLLDSTDRECLEKEPKILHLLAGHPNILHLFKIYEDDNYLHLISELCSAGDDLFTRVSRGPLMEPEAAQILKQLVSAISYCHHMGVAHRDIKPDNILFDTRGRLKLADFGSAEWFGMNCESGMMEGIVGTPYYVAPEVLRGREYNEKVDVWSAGVILYIMLSGVPPFFGDTPTETFEAVLRGNLRFPHRLFRSVSPEAKDLLRKMICKDVSRRISADQVLRHPWVISGGEIRSMADLT; encoded by the exons ATGAGTGAGAGCCTAAAAACAGAATACCAACTTTGCGAAGAGCTTGGCCGTGGTAGATTCGGGATCGTCTACCGCTGCTTCTCTCCATTAACCGGCGAATCTTACGCCTGCAAAACCATCGACAAAACCCTCCTCCTAGATTCCACCGACCGTGAGTGTCTCGAGAAGGAACCCAAAATCCTCCACCTCCTCGCCGGACATCCCAACATTCTCCACCTCTTCAAAATCTACGAGGACGACAACTACCTCCATTTGATCTCCGAGCTCTGTTCTGCCGGCGATGATCTTTTCACCAGGGTCTCCAGAGGCCCGTTGATGGAACCGGAGGCTGCCCAGATTTTGAAGCAGTTGGTGTCTGCCATCAGTTATTGCCACCATATGGGCGTAGCCCATCGAGATATCAAGCCGGATAACATACTTTTTGACACCAGGGGCCGGCTGAAGTTGGCTGATTTCGGGTCGGCAGAGTGGTTTGGGATGAACTGCGAGAGTGGAATGATGGAAGGGATTGTTGGGACGCCGTATTATGTGGCGCCTGAGGTGCTGAGAGGGAGGGAGTACAATGAGAAAGTCGATGTGTGGAGTGCTGGTGTCATTTTGTACATTATGCTTTCTGGGGTTCCTCCGTTTTTTGGGGATACCCCCACGGAGACTTTTGAGGCTGTCTTGAGGGGTAATTTGAGATTTCCTCACAGGCTTTTCAGGTCTGTTTCCCCTGAAGCCAAGGATTTGCTCAGGAAAATGATCTGCAAGGATGTTTCTAGGCGGATTTCTGCTGATCAAGTTTTAA GACATCCCTGGGTCATCAGTGGAGGAGAGATCAGATCAATGGCTGATCTCACCTGA
- the LOC113725591 gene encoding serine/threonine-protein phosphatase PP1 yields MDEKLLDDIIRRLLEVRGRPGKQVQLSEAEIKQLCLVSKDIFLQQPNLLELEAPIKICGDIHGQYSDLLRLFEYGGLPPEANYLFLGDYVDRGKQSLETICLLLAYKIKYPENFFLLRGNHECASINRIYGFYDECKRRFNVKIWRIFSECFNCLPVAALIDEKILCMHGGLSPDLQNLDQIRNLQRPTDVPDAGLLCDLLWSDPSKDVQGWGMNDRGVSYTFGADKVTEFLEKQDLDLVCRAHQVVEDGYEFFANRQLVTIFSAPNYCGEFDNAGAMMSVDETLMCSFQILKPAEKKSRFFLGSTTSAKPSNAFGSTTTTKPGTPGAKPFLGAI; encoded by the exons atggatgAAAAGCTATTAGATGATATAATAAGGAGGCTGCTGGAAGTCAGAGGAAGGCCAGGGAAGCAGGTGCAGCTCTCTGAGGCCGAGATCAAACAGTTGTGTCTGGTTTCCAAAGATATTTTCTTGCAACAGCCTAATCTTTTAGAGCTTGAAGCACCCATTAAGATTTGTG GTGATATTCATGGTCAATATTCTGATCTCTTGAGGCTTTTTGAATATGGTGGCTTGCCTCCGGAAGCAAATTACttgtttttgggtgattatgTAGATCGTGGCAAGCAAAGTCTGGAGACGATATGCCTGCTACTTGCTTACAAGATAAAATATCCagaaaactttttcttgttaAGAGGAAACCACGAGTGTGCTTCTATAAACCGTATATATGGGTTTTatgatgaatgcaaaagaagaTTTAATGTTAAAATATGGAGAATTTTCTCAGAATGTTTTAACTGTCTACCAGTGGCAGCCCTGATTGATGAGAAGATTCTCTGCATGCATGGAGGCCTTTCTCCTGATCTTCAAAATTTGGATCAGATAAGGAACTTGCAACGACCAACTGATGTACCAGATGCAGGCTTGCTATGCGATCTTCTCTGGTCAGATCCCAGTAAAGATGTTCAAGGATGGGGGATGAATGACCGGGGAGTTTCATACACTTTTGGCGCTGATAAGGTGACAGAGTTTTTGGAAAAGCAAGATTTAGATCTTGTTTGCCGTGCTCACCAG GTTGTAGAAGATGGTTATGAGTTCTTTGCAAACCGGCAGCTTGTAACCATTTTTTCAGCCCCTAATTACTGTGGAGAGTTTGACAATGCAGGTGCCATGATGAGTGTAGATGAGACTCTCATGTGCTCCTTTCAAATACTAAAACCTGCGGAAAAGAAATCAAGATTCTTTTTGGGGAGTACAACATCAGCCAAGCCCAGTAACGCGTTTGGCAGTACAACAACAACTAAACCTGGAACACCAGGAGCTAAG CCTTTCCTTGGTGCAATTTGA